One region of Streptomyces rishiriensis genomic DNA includes:
- a CDS encoding acetoin utilization protein AcuC: MSGRAQLMWDEAVTGYDFGPEHPMDPVRLDLTRRLVGALGLDRQVDVVAAKPAGESTLRLVHREDYVQAVKAASVEPGSADQSYGLGTMDDPAFAGMHEVSALIAGLSVGAAEAVWRGEALHAVNFAGGLHHAMPGGASGFCIYNDASLAIARLLELGAERVAYVDVDVHHGDGVQAAFWDDPRVLTISLHEHPRTLFPQTGWPEETGGERAEGSAVNVALPAGTGDAGWLRAFHSVVPELVADFRPDVLVTQHGADTHFEDPLAHLAVSLDAQRAVQVACHELAHEYAGGRWVALGGGGYAVVDVVPRSWTHLVGVAAGVPVAPETVIPEGWRQEVFARTRQLGPVRMTDGRWPVQWAGWESGYDPADRLDQAVLATRRAVFPLRGLLP, from the coding sequence ATGAGCGGCCGCGCACAGCTGATGTGGGACGAGGCAGTAACGGGCTATGACTTCGGGCCCGAGCACCCGATGGATCCGGTTCGGCTGGATCTGACCAGGAGGCTCGTCGGCGCCCTGGGACTCGACCGGCAGGTCGACGTCGTCGCGGCGAAGCCCGCGGGGGAGTCGACGTTGCGGCTCGTGCACCGGGAGGACTACGTCCAGGCCGTCAAGGCGGCGTCGGTGGAGCCGGGGTCGGCGGACCAGTCGTACGGGTTGGGGACGATGGACGATCCGGCCTTCGCCGGGATGCACGAGGTGTCCGCCCTCATCGCCGGGCTGTCCGTCGGGGCCGCGGAGGCCGTCTGGCGGGGCGAGGCGCTGCACGCGGTGAACTTCGCGGGTGGGCTGCACCATGCGATGCCGGGCGGGGCGTCGGGGTTCTGTATCTACAACGACGCTTCGTTGGCGATCGCGCGGCTGCTGGAGCTCGGGGCCGAGCGGGTCGCCTATGTGGATGTGGACGTGCATCACGGGGACGGCGTCCAGGCGGCGTTCTGGGACGACCCGCGGGTGCTGACGATCTCCCTGCACGAGCACCCTCGCACCCTGTTCCCGCAGACCGGGTGGCCGGAGGAGACCGGCGGGGAGCGGGCGGAGGGGTCGGCGGTGAACGTCGCGCTGCCGGCCGGGACCGGGGACGCGGGGTGGCTGCGGGCGTTCCACTCGGTGGTGCCGGAACTGGTCGCCGATTTCCGGCCGGATGTGCTGGTGACCCAGCACGGGGCCGACACGCACTTCGAGGATCCGCTGGCTCATCTCGCGGTGTCTCTCGACGCGCAGCGGGCGGTGCAGGTGGCCTGTCATGAGTTGGCGCACGAGTACGCAGGGGGCCGGTGGGTCGCGCTCGGTGGGGGCGGATACGCGGTGGTGGATGTGGTGCCGCGGTCGTGGACGCATCTGGTGGGGGTGGCGGCAGGGGTGCCGGTGGCGCCGGAGACGGTGATTCCGGAGGGGTGGCGGCAGGAGGTCTTCGCTCGTACTCGGCAGCTGGGACCGGTGCGGATGACTGACGGGCGGTGGCCGGTGCAGTGGGCCGGGTGGGAGTCGGGGTACGACCCCGCCGATCGGCTGGACCAGGCGGTGCTGGCCACGCGGCGGGCGGTGTTTCCGTTGCGGGGGCTGTTGCCGTAA
- a CDS encoding phosphatase, producing the protein MSSSAALRAHLLAARLAGAVATTREESLRSYRLFAARDPRVLIGLDPERTWGQRELIALMAAKCGVSADPGCVSGHDVIDPERTLVALDAFADRLASVAQRGAPVLLGTGHPHRLLGFYAAVADALSTAGCEVLTPAQGRCVDITTRFGLRTHHLDYVRGVAVVREAGAERAGCATGAHSHSPLPVRVALAAAAEGGGPLPELVVGDHGWVCGAGQLGFEAIGLADTDDPALFVGEAEGVVSVVVPLDDAVRSAYYRPLTRYVLNRACLSQ; encoded by the coding sequence GTGTCGAGTTCCGCAGCGCTTCGGGCGCATCTGCTGGCCGCGCGGTTGGCCGGGGCGGTGGCGACCACCCGCGAGGAGAGCCTGCGGAGCTATCGGCTCTTCGCCGCTCGTGATCCCCGGGTGCTGATCGGGCTTGATCCGGAACGGACGTGGGGGCAGCGGGAGCTGATCGCGCTGATGGCCGCCAAGTGTGGAGTTTCGGCCGATCCGGGCTGCGTTTCCGGGCATGATGTGATCGATCCTGAGCGCACGCTGGTCGCGCTGGATGCCTTCGCGGATCGGCTCGCCTCGGTCGCCCAGCGTGGTGCTCCGGTGCTGCTGGGCACCGGACATCCGCATCGGCTGCTGGGGTTCTACGCAGCGGTGGCGGACGCTTTGTCGACGGCGGGATGTGAAGTCCTCACCCCGGCGCAGGGTCGCTGTGTCGACATAACGACCCGGTTCGGTCTACGCACACACCACCTCGACTACGTCCGGGGAGTCGCGGTCGTCCGGGAGGCGGGCGCCGAACGCGCCGGTTGTGCGACCGGTGCGCACAGTCATTCACCGCTCCCGGTTCGGGTCGCGCTGGCGGCGGCGGCCGAGGGTGGAGGGCCGTTGCCCGAGCTGGTCGTCGGGGACCACGGATGGGTCTGCGGGGCAGGTCAGCTGGGGTTCGAGGCCATCGGGCTGGCGGACACCGACGACCCCGCGCTGTTCGTGGGCGAGGCCGAGGGAGTCGTCTCCGTCGTCGTTCCACTTGATGACGCCGTGCGGTCCGCTTACTACCGGCCGCTGACCCGCTACGTACTCAATCGAGCGTGTCTGTCACAGTAG
- a CDS encoding helix-turn-helix domain-containing protein — protein MGAAGERPLNEVQFLTVAEVASVMRVSKMTVYRLVHSGHLPAIRVGRSFRVPEQAVHEYLRESYVGVETA, from the coding sequence ATGGGTGCAGCCGGCGAGAGGCCTCTGAACGAGGTTCAGTTCCTTACCGTGGCGGAAGTCGCCTCGGTGATGCGAGTGTCGAAGATGACCGTGTACCGACTGGTGCACAGCGGTCATCTGCCCGCGATCCGGGTGGGGCGGTCCTTCCGCGTCCCCGAGCAAGCGGTGCACGAGTACCTCCGCGAGAGCTACGTGGGGGTGGAAACCGCCTGA
- a CDS encoding 30S ribosomal protein bS22, translated as MGSVIKKRRKRMAKKKHRKLLKRTRVQRRNKK; from the coding sequence GTGGGCTCTGTTATCAAGAAGCGGCGCAAGCGGATGGCCAAGAAGAAGCACCGCAAGCTGCTCAAGCGCACGCGCGTTCAGCGTCGCAACAAGAAGTAA
- a CDS encoding NAD-dependent epimerase/dehydratase family protein: protein MGKVVLVTGVARQLGGRFVRRIQRDPQVDRVVAVDAVRPEHHLGGAEFVEADIRQPTIARVLAETGADTVVHLDVTATALGRGSRTTVKETNVIGTMQLLGACQKSPNVKRLVVKSATNVYGSAPRDPAVFTETTPPKSLPSGGFAKDAVEVEGYVRGFARRRPDVAVCVLRFANILGPTAETPLASYFSLPVLPTVLGYDPRLQFVHEDDVIEVLRIASHEPRRGTLNSGTFNIAGDGVLLLSQCSRRLGRPTVPLLLPAVTWAGSLVRTLGMTDFSPEQVRLLTHGRVVSTDQMRETLGFMPRYTTAETFADFARSHGPGLLPPEAVAGAVDRIAASLPGGGLSPVHPPTQSAN, encoded by the coding sequence TTGGGAAAGGTCGTGCTCGTTACCGGAGTGGCCCGTCAGCTGGGGGGCCGGTTCGTACGACGGATCCAGCGTGACCCACAGGTCGACCGGGTGGTCGCCGTGGACGCGGTGCGGCCCGAGCACCATCTGGGCGGCGCCGAATTCGTCGAGGCCGACATCCGGCAGCCCACCATCGCGCGGGTGCTGGCCGAGACCGGTGCCGACACCGTCGTCCACCTGGACGTGACGGCGACCGCGTTGGGCCGGGGCAGCCGGACCACGGTCAAGGAGACCAACGTCATCGGGACCATGCAGCTGCTCGGCGCCTGTCAGAAATCGCCGAACGTGAAGCGGCTGGTGGTCAAGTCCGCCACCAACGTCTACGGGTCCGCGCCGCGTGACCCCGCCGTGTTCACCGAGACGACCCCGCCCAAGTCGCTGCCCAGCGGCGGCTTCGCCAAGGACGCCGTCGAGGTCGAGGGGTATGTGCGCGGGTTCGCCCGGCGGCGGCCCGATGTCGCCGTGTGCGTGCTGCGGTTCGCGAACATCCTGGGGCCGACCGCCGAGACGCCGCTCGCCTCGTACTTCTCGCTGCCCGTGCTGCCCACCGTGCTCGGCTACGACCCCCGCCTCCAGTTCGTGCACGAGGACGACGTGATCGAGGTGCTGCGGATCGCCTCGCACGAACCGCGGCGGGGCACCCTCAACAGCGGCACGTTCAACATCGCCGGCGACGGGGTGCTGTTGCTGTCGCAGTGTTCGCGGCGGCTCGGACGGCCCACCGTGCCCCTGTTGCTGCCCGCCGTCACCTGGGCCGGGTCGCTGGTGCGTACGCTGGGCATGACGGACTTCTCGCCCGAGCAGGTCCGGCTGCTCACCCACGGCCGGGTCGTGTCCACGGACCAGATGCGCGAGACGCTGGGCTTCATGCCGCGGTACACCACGGCGGAGACCTTCGCGGACTTCGCGCGCAGTCACGGACCCGGACTCCTGCCGCCCGAGGCCGTTGCCGGGGCCGTCGACCGGATCGCCGCGTCCCTGCCGGGCGGCGGCCTCTCCCCGGTCCACCCCCCGACGCAGAGCGCCAACTGA
- a CDS encoding lysophospholipid acyltransferase family protein: protein MADAKVIPFDDDRSRGNAVARPPRRRGAVSRRRNGEPAPVREIGETGEVGEVQPLPTRAVGQDDVPVTGEERLDKDAGGLERRIAGGLSFLRRRLTGEYEVDDFGYDEELTDQVLMSLLRPLYEKYFRVEVKGVENIPAEGGALIVANHSGTLPLDGLMMQVAVHDHHPAGRHLRLLAADLVFVLPVVNELARKLGHTLACAEDAERLLGQGELVGVMPEGFKGIGKPFSERYKLQRFGRGGFVSTALRQGAPIIPCSIVGAEEIYPMIGNAKTLARVLGFPYFPLTPTFPWLGPLGGIPLPTKWTIQFGEPIPTNGYPPEAAEDPMLMFNLTDQVREQIQHTLYKLLVQRRSVFF from the coding sequence ATGGCGGATGCCAAGGTCATTCCGTTCGACGACGACCGGTCCCGGGGGAACGCCGTAGCGCGGCCGCCCCGGCGCCGGGGCGCGGTGAGCCGGCGCAGGAACGGCGAGCCCGCGCCGGTCCGGGAGATCGGCGAGACCGGTGAGGTCGGTGAGGTCCAGCCCCTGCCCACCAGGGCGGTCGGGCAGGATGATGTTCCTGTGACGGGTGAGGAACGGCTGGACAAGGACGCGGGCGGCCTGGAGCGGCGGATCGCGGGCGGGCTGTCCTTCCTGCGCCGGCGCCTCACGGGCGAGTACGAGGTCGACGACTTCGGCTACGACGAGGAGCTGACCGACCAGGTCCTGATGTCCCTGCTGCGGCCGCTGTACGAGAAGTACTTCCGGGTCGAGGTGAAGGGTGTCGAGAACATCCCGGCGGAGGGTGGCGCGCTGATCGTCGCCAACCACTCCGGGACGCTGCCGTTGGACGGCCTGATGATGCAGGTCGCCGTGCACGACCACCACCCGGCGGGCCGGCATCTGCGGCTCCTGGCCGCCGACCTGGTTTTCGTGCTGCCGGTCGTCAACGAGCTGGCCCGCAAGCTCGGGCACACCCTCGCCTGCGCGGAGGACGCCGAGCGGCTGCTCGGCCAGGGCGAGCTGGTCGGAGTGATGCCGGAGGGCTTCAAGGGCATCGGGAAGCCCTTCAGCGAGCGCTACAAGCTCCAGCGGTTCGGCCGCGGCGGCTTCGTCTCCACGGCACTGCGCCAGGGCGCCCCGATCATCCCCTGCTCGATCGTCGGGGCCGAGGAGATCTACCCGATGATCGGCAACGCAAAGACGTTGGCGCGGGTGCTCGGATTCCCGTACTTCCCGCTGACGCCGACCTTCCCGTGGCTGGGACCGCTGGGCGGGATCCCCCTGCCGACGAAGTGGACGATCCAGTTCGGCGAGCCGATCCCCACGAACGGCTACCCGCCGGAGGCGGCGGAGGACCCGATGCTCATGTTCAACCTGACGGACCAGGTACGCGAGCAGATCCAGCACACGCTGTACAAGTTGCTGGTCCAGCGGCGGTCGGTGTTCTTCTAG
- a CDS encoding DUF5667 domain-containing protein, which yields MIANVSAHRRASAFAQALEGQSDCSSEGTAAEQTEGSPPAPAAADQTGQGRLLALATSLAELPKPEFDPEVKVVQRAQLVAAMEAMLQAGTAGGEAADPSVPEQRSHRARGTHRASPLGKFRPRSRLAKGLTAGGLSVGVAAGAFGGVAAASSDALPGDGLYGLKRGIEDFKLNYLADGDDERGRTYLDQASTRLSEARRLMERGRSGDLDHESLGEIRRALNGMQHDASEGHRLLHEAYERDPNSLGPIQALDAFSRSHREVWGALRDRLPVQLGDVSQQVSSVFEAIDEEVAPLQSLLPRPPAPGGGAREGSGPASTGTSDTDRHATTPGTGHAPTDGTGAGTDSPGKSSTSGTTDDGLLGGNTGGLLDPPKETGGTAPPTVVPSTQPDVTLPPLLPGLLPGLGIDSEDAE from the coding sequence GTGATCGCGAACGTATCGGCGCACCGGCGGGCGAGCGCCTTCGCCCAGGCCCTGGAGGGGCAGTCCGACTGTTCCTCCGAGGGCACGGCGGCCGAGCAGACCGAAGGATCACCGCCGGCGCCGGCCGCTGCGGACCAGACCGGGCAGGGCCGACTTCTGGCCCTCGCCACGAGTCTCGCCGAGCTGCCCAAACCGGAATTCGATCCCGAGGTCAAGGTCGTCCAGCGGGCCCAGTTGGTCGCCGCTATGGAGGCCATGCTGCAGGCGGGCACCGCGGGAGGCGAAGCGGCGGACCCTTCGGTGCCGGAGCAACGCTCCCACCGCGCCAGGGGCACTCACCGGGCCAGTCCCCTGGGCAAGTTCCGACCGCGTTCCCGCCTCGCCAAGGGCCTCACCGCGGGCGGCCTCAGCGTCGGCGTCGCGGCGGGCGCCTTCGGCGGGGTCGCGGCCGCGAGTTCCGACGCCCTCCCGGGTGACGGGCTCTACGGACTGAAGCGCGGCATCGAGGACTTCAAGCTCAACTACCTGGCCGACGGCGACGACGAACGCGGTCGGACCTATCTCGACCAGGCGTCCACCCGGCTCAGCGAGGCCCGGCGGCTCATGGAGCGGGGCCGCAGCGGCGACCTCGACCACGAATCGCTCGGCGAGATCCGACGCGCCCTGAACGGCATGCAGCACGACGCGTCGGAAGGCCACCGCCTCCTCCACGAGGCGTACGAACGCGACCCGAACTCCCTGGGACCCATCCAGGCCCTCGACGCGTTCTCCCGCTCGCACCGCGAGGTATGGGGCGCCCTGCGCGACCGCCTGCCGGTCCAGCTCGGTGACGTCAGCCAGCAGGTCTCGTCGGTCTTCGAGGCCATAGACGAAGAGGTCGCCCCCCTCCAGTCCCTCCTCCCGCGGCCCCCGGCCCCGGGCGGCGGCGCGCGTGAGGGCTCCGGCCCGGCGTCCACCGGTACCTCGGACACCGACCGCCACGCGACCACCCCCGGCACCGGCCACGCCCCGACCGACGGGACCGGCGCCGGCACCGACAGCCCCGGCAAGTCGTCCACCTCCGGCACCACCGACGACGGCCTGCTCGGCGGCAACACCGGCGGCCTTCTGGACCCCCCGAAGGAAACCGGCGGCACCGCCCCGCCCACCGTCGTCCCCAGCACCCAGCCGGACGTCACCCTCCCGCCCCTCCTCCCCGGCCTGCTTCCAGGCCTGGGCATCGACAGCGAGGACGCGGAGTAG
- a CDS encoding ECF subfamily RNA polymerase sigma factor, BldN family, which translates to MYPHVGVDTSGLATLRATVVTVHDLLRGVVPTAYAVPAFATTAPLGPCYALADGSAAVGRRGRSAGAATARRPAADSDSARMMDLVERAQAGEADAFGRLYDQYSDTVYRYIYYRVGGKATAEDLTSETFLRALRRIGTFTWQGRDFGAWLVTIARNLVADHFKSSRFRLEVTTGEMLDANEVERSPEDSVLESLSNAALLDAVRRLNPQQQECVTLRFLQGLSVAETARVMGKNEGAIKTLQYRAVRTLARLLPEDAR; encoded by the coding sequence GTGTACCCACACGTCGGGGTTGACACCTCGGGCCTGGCTACGCTGCGCGCAACGGTCGTTACGGTCCATGACCTCTTGCGCGGCGTCGTCCCCACCGCGTACGCCGTCCCCGCGTTCGCCACCACCGCTCCGCTCGGTCCGTGCTACGCCCTGGCCGACGGCAGCGCCGCGGTGGGCAGACGAGGACGCTCGGCCGGCGCGGCCACCGCCCGTCGGCCGGCCGCCGACAGTGACAGCGCCCGAATGATGGACCTCGTCGAGCGCGCCCAAGCCGGCGAGGCCGATGCTTTCGGGCGCCTGTACGACCAGTACAGCGACACCGTCTACCGCTATATCTACTACCGGGTGGGAGGCAAGGCGACCGCCGAGGACCTCACCAGCGAGACGTTCCTGCGCGCACTGCGTCGCATCGGGACGTTCACCTGGCAGGGCCGCGACTTCGGCGCCTGGCTCGTCACCATCGCCCGCAACCTCGTCGCCGACCACTTCAAGTCGAGCCGTTTCCGGCTCGAGGTGACGACCGGCGAGATGCTCGACGCCAACGAGGTCGAGCGCTCACCCGAGGACTCCGTCCTGGAGTCCCTCTCGAACGCGGCGCTTCTGGACGCCGTACGCCGGCTCAACCCCCAGCAGCAGGAGTGCGTGACGCTCCGGTTCCTCCAGGGGCTCTCCGTCGCCGAGACCGCGCGCGTCATGGGCAAGAACGAGGGTGCCATCAAGACGCTCCAGTACCGGGCCGTCCGCACCCTCGCCCGCCTGCTGCCGGAAGACGCCCGCTGA
- a CDS encoding HAD family hydrolase, whose translation MAALGWLTPRRRSATARSVLAGEASAEAARKSTQEALDSEETLAPLDISDREPQFPVHGDAMAAAFFDLDNTVMQGAALFHFGRGLHKRKFFETRDLVRFAWQQAWFRLAGIEDPEHMQEARDSALSIVQGHRVSELMSIGEEIYDEYMAERIWPGTRALAQAHLDAGQKVWLVTAAPVEIAQVIARRLGLTGALGTVAESVDGVYTGKLVGEPLHGPAKAEAVRALAAAENLDLSRCAAYSDSHNDIPMLSLVGHPYAINPDTKLRKHAHKLDWRLRDYRTGRKAAKVGIPAAAGVGAVAGGTAAAIALHRRRR comes from the coding sequence ATGGCCGCTCTAGGATGGCTCACTCCCCGTAGGCGTTCCGCCACGGCGCGGAGCGTGTTGGCAGGCGAGGCCTCGGCGGAGGCAGCCCGCAAGTCCACCCAGGAAGCCCTGGACTCCGAGGAGACCCTGGCGCCCCTGGACATTTCCGACCGGGAACCGCAGTTCCCGGTGCACGGCGACGCGATGGCCGCCGCCTTCTTCGACCTCGACAACACCGTGATGCAAGGCGCCGCGCTCTTCCACTTCGGCCGCGGCCTGCACAAACGCAAGTTCTTCGAGACCCGCGACCTGGTCCGCTTCGCCTGGCAGCAGGCCTGGTTCCGACTGGCCGGCATCGAGGACCCCGAACACATGCAGGAGGCCCGCGACTCGGCGCTCTCCATCGTGCAGGGCCACCGGGTATCCGAGCTGATGTCGATCGGCGAGGAGATCTACGACGAGTACATGGCCGAGCGCATCTGGCCGGGCACCCGGGCCCTCGCCCAGGCGCACCTGGACGCGGGCCAGAAGGTGTGGCTGGTCACGGCGGCCCCGGTGGAGATCGCCCAGGTGATCGCCCGCCGCCTCGGCCTGACCGGCGCGCTGGGCACGGTCGCGGAGTCCGTCGACGGTGTCTACACGGGCAAACTGGTGGGCGAACCGCTGCACGGCCCCGCCAAGGCGGAGGCGGTACGCGCGCTGGCGGCGGCGGAGAACCTGGACCTCTCCCGATGCGCCGCCTACAGCGACTCGCACAACGACATCCCGATGCTCTCCCTCGTCGGCCACCCCTACGCCATCAACCCCGACACCAAGCTCCGCAAGCACGCGCACAAGCTCGACTGGCGGCTGCGCGACTACCGCACGGGCCGCAAGGCGGCGAAGGTCGGCATCCCGGCCGCGGCGGGCGTCGGCGCGGTGGCGGGCGGCACGGCGGCGGCGATCGCGCTCCACCGACGACGGCGATGA
- a CDS encoding glutaredoxin family protein, which translates to MTPLFRRKAAPGGRSVTLIRKSGCHLCDDAERVIEKVCGELGVSWEQKDIADDRELYDQYWEQIPVVLVDGRQHTFWRVDESRLRKELAG; encoded by the coding sequence ATGACTCCCCTCTTTCGACGCAAGGCCGCTCCGGGCGGGCGGTCGGTCACCCTCATTCGTAAGTCCGGTTGTCATCTCTGCGACGACGCCGAGCGTGTGATCGAGAAGGTCTGCGGGGAACTCGGTGTGTCCTGGGAGCAGAAGGACATCGCCGACGACCGGGAGCTGTACGACCAGTACTGGGAGCAGATCCCGGTGGTGCTGGTCGACGGCAGGCAGCACACGTTCTGGCGGGTGGACGAGAGCCGCCTGCGCAAAGAACTGGCCGGATGA
- a CDS encoding redox-sensing transcriptional repressor Rex has translation MATGRTHRPATRSRGIPEATVARLPLYLRALTALSERSVPTVSSEELAAAAGVNSAKLRKDFSYLGSYGTRGVGYDVEYLVYQISRELGLTQDWPVVIVGIGNLGAALANYGGFASRGFRVAALIDADPSMAGKQVAGISVQHSDGLEKIISDNGVSIGVITTPPGVAQQVCDRLVAAGVTSILNFAPTVLTVPDGVDVRKVDLSIELQILAFHEQRKAGEEAAANESAVPAPVGRADSTDRGPDGDVPAVMPA, from the coding sequence GTGGCAACTGGCCGAACTCACCGACCGGCGACCCGTAGCCGAGGGATTCCCGAGGCCACCGTCGCCCGCCTTCCGCTGTACCTCCGCGCGCTGACCGCACTGTCGGAGCGCTCGGTCCCCACGGTCTCCTCCGAGGAGCTCGCGGCCGCGGCGGGAGTCAACTCCGCCAAGCTGCGCAAGGACTTCTCCTACCTGGGTTCCTACGGGACGCGGGGTGTCGGCTACGACGTCGAGTACCTCGTGTACCAGATCTCCCGCGAGCTCGGACTCACCCAGGACTGGCCCGTCGTGATCGTCGGGATCGGTAACCTCGGCGCGGCCCTGGCCAACTACGGCGGCTTCGCCTCGCGTGGTTTCCGGGTCGCGGCGCTCATCGACGCCGATCCCTCGATGGCCGGGAAGCAGGTCGCCGGGATCTCCGTCCAGCACAGCGACGGCCTGGAGAAGATCATCTCCGACAACGGCGTCTCCATCGGGGTCATCACCACCCCGCCGGGCGTCGCCCAGCAGGTCTGCGACCGGCTCGTGGCCGCCGGCGTCACGTCGATCCTGAACTTCGCGCCGACCGTGCTGACCGTCCCGGACGGCGTCGACGTGCGCAAGGTCGACCTCTCCATCGAGCTCCAGATCCTCGCCTTCCACGAGCAGCGCAAGGCCGGCGAGGAAGCCGCGGCGAACGAGAGCGCCGTACCGGCGCCCGTCGGCCGCGCCGACTCCACCGACCGGGGACCCGACGGGGACGTACCCGCCGTGATGCCGGCATGA
- a CDS encoding glutamyl-tRNA reductase: protein MSLLVVGLSHRSAPVSVLERASLSTDAQFKLLQDTVAAEPAAEAAVLATCNRIELYADVDKFHAGVAELSTLLAQHSGVGLEELTPYLYVHYEDRAVHHFFSVACGLDSMVVGEGQILGQLKDALARAQELHTAGRLLNDLFQQALRVGKRAHSETGIDRAGQSLVTFGLEQLAAGGDVAAWARGKKALVIGAGSMSSLAAATLARAGVSEIVVANRTFDRAERLARLLEEQYGQRLTEAEGTDVSARAVPMESVPAELTRADVAVSCTGATGLVLTAEAVAEALEGRTGAPVAFHDEAAATDIRPLPPTSVGTDENCPLDLAAVQQPAAQQSGFSVLGEAAVAGMDAATLEQHAAWVDNATVDRRQAARRGPEADAELIAALAATAAALGRIPERRRPEPVAALARPEPVLFLLDLAMPRDVDAASHRLAGVRLVDIESLAEASADAPMAADVDQVRRIVADEVAAFGAAQRAAHITPTVVALRTMAADVVATEIARLDGRLPGLDDKHRAEITQTVKRVVDKLLHAPTVRVKQLAAEPGGAGYADALRTLFDLDPEAVAAVSRAEESTEKNAENRGPA from the coding sequence ATGAGTCTCCTCGTCGTCGGGCTGAGCCACCGCAGCGCCCCGGTCAGCGTGCTGGAACGGGCCTCGCTGTCCACGGACGCCCAGTTCAAGCTGTTGCAGGACACCGTCGCCGCCGAACCGGCCGCCGAGGCCGCGGTCCTCGCCACCTGCAACCGGATCGAGCTGTACGCCGACGTGGACAAGTTCCACGCCGGTGTCGCCGAGCTGTCCACGCTGCTCGCCCAGCACAGCGGGGTCGGGCTCGAGGAGCTCACCCCCTACCTGTACGTGCACTACGAGGACCGCGCCGTCCACCACTTCTTCTCGGTGGCCTGCGGTCTGGACTCCATGGTCGTCGGCGAGGGACAGATCCTCGGGCAGCTCAAGGACGCCCTGGCCCGGGCGCAGGAGCTGCACACCGCCGGACGGCTGCTGAACGACCTGTTCCAGCAGGCCCTGCGGGTCGGCAAGCGCGCCCACTCCGAGACCGGCATCGACCGCGCCGGACAGTCCCTGGTCACCTTCGGCCTGGAGCAGCTGGCCGCGGGCGGGGACGTGGCCGCGTGGGCGCGCGGCAAGAAGGCGCTGGTCATCGGCGCCGGTTCGATGTCCTCGCTGGCCGCCGCCACGCTCGCGCGTGCCGGGGTCTCCGAGATCGTCGTCGCCAACCGCACCTTCGACCGGGCCGAGCGGCTCGCCCGCCTGCTCGAGGAGCAGTACGGACAGCGCCTGACCGAGGCCGAGGGCACGGACGTGTCGGCCCGCGCGGTACCGATGGAGTCGGTGCCGGCCGAGCTGACACGTGCCGACGTGGCTGTCTCCTGTACCGGGGCGACGGGTCTGGTCCTGACGGCGGAGGCGGTCGCGGAGGCCCTCGAGGGCCGCACCGGGGCCCCCGTCGCCTTCCACGACGAGGCCGCGGCGACGGACATACGGCCGCTGCCGCCCACCTCGGTCGGGACCGACGAGAACTGCCCCCTCGACCTGGCAGCGGTGCAGCAGCCCGCCGCACAGCAGTCCGGTTTCTCCGTGCTGGGAGAGGCCGCCGTCGCCGGCATGGACGCGGCGACGCTGGAGCAGCACGCCGCCTGGGTCGACAACGCGACCGTGGACCGCCGGCAGGCCGCCCGCCGTGGTCCCGAGGCCGACGCCGAGCTGATCGCCGCGCTCGCCGCGACCGCCGCCGCCCTCGGCCGTATCCCCGAGCGCCGCCGGCCCGAGCCGGTCGCCGCGCTCGCCCGGCCGGAGCCGGTCCTCTTCCTGCTCGACCTGGCGATGCCGCGGGACGTCGACGCGGCATCCCACCGGCTGGCCGGCGTGCGGCTGGTGGACATCGAGTCGCTGGCGGAGGCCTCGGCCGACGCGCCGATGGCCGCCGACGTCGACCAGGTGAGGCGGATCGTCGCCGACGAGGTCGCCGCCTTCGGCGCCGCACAGCGGGCCGCGCACATCACGCCGACCGTGGTCGCCCTGCGCACCATGGCCGCCGACGTCGTGGCCACGGAGATCGCCCGGCTCGACGGACGGCTGCCCGGCCTGGACGACAAGCACCGCGCCGAGATCACCCAGACCGTGAAGCGGGTCGTCGACAAGCTGTTGCACGCGCCGACCGTACGGGTCAAGCAACTCGCGGCCGAGCCCGGCGGCGCCGGGTACGCGGACGCGCTGCGGACCCTGTTCGACCTCGACCCGGAGGCGGTGGCCGCCGTGTCCCGGGCCGAGGAAAGCACCGAGAAGAACGCAGAGAACCGAGGGCCGGCATGA